In a single window of the uncultured Pseudodesulfovibrio sp. genome:
- a CDS encoding Cache 3/Cache 2 fusion domain-containing protein, whose translation MKIGPKLTFLGTALVGITVACILGILLWQSSIVSETLTKHFDLQAQAEMNLAVEDARNLLDTQHATLGKQLENDMQVVLDLEKRGGGLNLLNDTVQWKAVNQISKNASEVSLPKMALGSSWLGKNSDPNTPTLLVDEIMKLTGTTCTVFQTMNDQGDLLRVATNILKLDGQRAVGTFIPGSSPVAQTVMSGETYRGTAFVVNAWYLTQYRPIKNASGKVIGCLYVGILQEGVEQLRRAFKKVKLGQTGFLTVFSGSGSSEGIIKMHKDDKAEGTNLLDETNASGEPVYKDLAARAKEAAGKVITIETELKTANGTQSAILSAVYFKPWDWVILGTGYLDEFMEGQRATERALESTNWWTAGIGVVMLLLGVIAFILFGRKMSGVIGTTVTVMVDINEGDLNVPRLAARTGRMRDEMDELGEAVNAMGDKLREVVSEVQAAAESVTAGSGELTNTSQALAEGASNQASAVEEVSASMEEMTSSIEQNTDNAQQTEKIARQAAGDAEEGGKSVTQTVEAMRQIADKIAIIEEIARQTNLLALNAAIEAARAGEHGKGFAVVAAEVRKLAERSGVAAAEISELSASSVAIAEQAGTMLDKMVPDITRTAELIQEISASSDEQSAGASQIKDAVLELDRVVQQNAAESEHVAAASETLSGHAMQLQQIIGYFRLGGPGAAPPRAKVSVKTSRKAKPLPASSGPAPKPKAPPKSAPKAVPAGKPVDTGGMDLDMDMDDSEFEKF comes from the coding sequence ATGAAAATCGGCCCGAAGTTAACCTTTCTCGGAACCGCGCTTGTCGGCATCACCGTTGCCTGCATTCTCGGCATCCTTCTTTGGCAGAGTTCGATTGTTTCCGAAACACTGACAAAGCACTTCGACCTCCAGGCCCAGGCCGAAATGAATCTGGCCGTGGAAGACGCCCGCAACCTGCTGGACACCCAGCACGCCACCCTGGGCAAACAGCTCGAGAACGACATGCAGGTGGTCCTCGATCTGGAAAAGCGCGGCGGCGGGCTGAACCTGCTCAACGACACCGTGCAGTGGAAGGCGGTCAACCAGATCTCGAAGAACGCGTCGGAAGTGTCCCTGCCCAAGATGGCCCTGGGGTCCTCCTGGCTGGGGAAGAACAGCGACCCGAACACGCCCACCCTCCTGGTGGACGAGATCATGAAGCTGACCGGAACCACCTGTACGGTCTTCCAGACCATGAACGATCAGGGCGACCTGTTGCGCGTGGCCACCAACATCCTCAAGCTGGACGGCCAGAGGGCCGTTGGCACCTTCATTCCCGGCTCTTCCCCGGTGGCCCAAACCGTCATGTCCGGAGAGACATACCGGGGCACGGCCTTTGTGGTCAACGCCTGGTATCTGACCCAGTACCGGCCCATCAAGAATGCGTCCGGCAAGGTCATCGGCTGTCTGTACGTGGGTATCCTTCAGGAAGGCGTGGAGCAGCTGCGACGGGCCTTCAAGAAGGTCAAGCTCGGCCAGACCGGCTTTTTGACCGTATTCAGCGGCTCCGGCTCCTCCGAAGGCATCATCAAGATGCACAAGGACGACAAGGCCGAGGGCACCAATCTCCTGGACGAAACCAACGCCTCGGGAGAGCCTGTCTACAAGGATCTGGCCGCCAGAGCCAAGGAAGCGGCCGGCAAGGTCATCACCATCGAAACCGAACTAAAGACGGCCAACGGCACACAGTCGGCCATCCTGAGCGCCGTGTACTTCAAGCCCTGGGACTGGGTCATTCTCGGCACGGGCTATCTCGACGAATTCATGGAAGGCCAAAGGGCCACGGAGAGAGCGCTTGAATCCACCAACTGGTGGACCGCGGGCATCGGCGTGGTCATGCTCCTGCTGGGCGTGATCGCCTTCATCCTCTTCGGCCGCAAGATGAGCGGAGTCATCGGGACCACGGTAACGGTCATGGTCGACATCAACGAGGGCGACCTGAACGTGCCCCGGCTGGCCGCCCGCACCGGTCGCATGCGCGACGAGATGGACGAACTCGGCGAAGCGGTCAACGCCATGGGCGACAAGCTGCGCGAGGTGGTCTCCGAGGTCCAGGCCGCGGCCGAGTCCGTGACCGCGGGCAGCGGCGAACTGACCAATACCTCCCAGGCCCTGGCCGAGGGCGCGTCCAACCAGGCCAGCGCCGTGGAAGAAGTCTCGGCCTCCATGGAAGAAATGACATCCAGCATCGAACAGAACACGGACAACGCCCAGCAGACCGAGAAGATCGCCCGCCAGGCGGCAGGCGACGCCGAGGAAGGCGGCAAGTCCGTGACCCAGACCGTGGAGGCCATGCGCCAGATCGCGGACAAGATCGCCATCATCGAGGAGATCGCCAGACAGACCAACCTGCTGGCGCTCAACGCGGCCATCGAGGCGGCCCGGGCGGGCGAACACGGCAAGGGATTCGCCGTGGTCGCGGCCGAGGTGCGCAAGCTGGCCGAACGCAGCGGCGTGGCCGCGGCCGAGATCAGCGAACTGTCCGCCAGCTCCGTGGCCATCGCCGAACAGGCCGGGACCATGCTCGACAAGATGGTTCCGGACATCACCCGCACCGCCGAACTCATCCAGGAGATCTCCGCAAGCTCCGACGAGCAGAGCGCGGGCGCGTCCCAGATCAAGGACGCGGTTCTGGAACTGGACCGCGTGGTCCAGCAGAACGCGGCCGAGTCCGAACACGTGGCCGCCGCCTCGGAAACCCTTTCGGGACACGCCATGCAGTTGCAGCAGATCATCGGCTACTTCCGCCTTGGCGGTCCGGGCGCAGCGCCACCGCGAGCCAAGGTCTCGGTCAAGACGTCCCGCAAGGCCAAGCCCCTGCCCGCCAGCTCGGGACCGGCTCCCAAGCCCAAGGCCCCGCCCAAATCGGCGCCCAAGGCCGTGCCTGCGGGCAAGCCCGTCGATACGGGCGGCATGGACCTGGATATGGACATGGACGACAGCGAGTTCGAAAAGTTCTAA
- the folD gene encoding bifunctional methylenetetrahydrofolate dehydrogenase/methenyltetrahydrofolate cyclohydrolase FolD, producing MILLDGKETAKKIRAEIREEVDTLAAKFGRQPGLAVVLVGDDPASQVYVRNKERACEDCGIRSIPHRLETASQLELEGLINELNKDVSVDGILVQLPLPKGLDSQKILDMIDPNKDVDGFHPVNVGKMSLGLPGFKPCTPAGVINLLKRYGMDPACKKAVVIGRSNIVGKPLAMMLSQSGPCANATVTLCHSRTADLKAECLEADYIFAAIGQPNFVTADMVKEGAVVVDVGINRTDEGLAGDCDFKGLKDKVYAMTPVPGGVGPMTIAQLMVNTLEAFKLHVGA from the coding sequence ATGATCCTGCTTGACGGAAAGGAAACGGCCAAGAAGATACGCGCCGAGATTCGGGAAGAGGTGGACACCCTCGCGGCCAAGTTCGGCCGCCAGCCCGGACTGGCCGTGGTGCTGGTGGGCGACGACCCGGCCAGCCAGGTTTACGTTCGCAACAAGGAGCGCGCCTGCGAGGACTGCGGCATCCGCTCTATCCCCCACCGCCTGGAGACCGCCAGCCAGCTGGAGCTGGAGGGCCTCATCAACGAGCTGAACAAGGACGTGTCCGTTGACGGCATCCTGGTCCAGCTCCCGCTGCCCAAAGGCTTGGACTCCCAGAAAATTCTCGACATGATCGACCCCAACAAGGACGTCGACGGCTTCCACCCGGTCAACGTGGGCAAGATGTCGCTGGGCCTGCCCGGCTTCAAGCCGTGCACCCCGGCGGGCGTCATCAACCTGCTCAAACGCTACGGCATGGACCCCGCCTGCAAGAAGGCCGTGGTCATCGGCCGGTCCAACATCGTGGGCAAGCCCCTGGCCATGATGCTCTCCCAGAGCGGCCCGTGCGCCAACGCCACCGTGACCCTCTGCCACTCTCGCACCGCCGACCTCAAGGCCGAGTGCCTGGAAGCGGACTACATCTTCGCGGCCATCGGCCAGCCCAACTTCGTGACCGCCGACATGGTCAAGGAAGGCGCGGTCGTGGTCGACGTGGGCATCAACCGCACCGATGAAGGTCTGGCCGGAGACTGCGATTTCAAGGGCCTCAAGGACAAGGTCTATGCCATGACCCCGGTTCCCGGCGGCGTCGGCCCCATGACCATCGCGCAGCTGATGGTCAACACCCTCGAAGCCTTCAAGCTCCACGTAGGAGCATAA
- the eno gene encoding phosphopyruvate hydratase, which produces MSIITGVWAREILDSRGNPTVECEVVLESGDIGRAAVPSGASTGSREALELRDKEERYGGKGVLQAVENVRGEIAGAVIGMDAVRQLTLDNALIDLDGTENKDRLGANAILGVSMAAARAAASFMGMPLYQYLGGTNAKLLPVPLMNIINGGEHAPNNLDIQEFMIMPVGAETFAEALRMGAEIFHNLKSILAKDKHVTSVGDEGGFAPNLASHAEAFEYIIRACEAAGYEPGRDVGLAIDAAASEFYKDGKYVLAGEDKILTAAELIDFYDDLVSRFPLISIEDGLAEGDWDGFSMLTDKLGDRIQLVGDDIFVTNPDILAEGIDRGICNSILIKLNQIGTVTETLDTIELAKTAGYTNVVSHRSGETGDTFIADLAVAVNAGQIKTGSLCRSDRLEKYNQLLRIEEELDEDGVYYGPILAGSFFDE; this is translated from the coding sequence ATGAGCATCATCACCGGCGTCTGGGCGCGAGAGATTCTCGACTCGCGCGGCAATCCCACCGTGGAGTGCGAAGTGGTTCTGGAATCCGGCGACATCGGCCGGGCGGCAGTGCCTTCGGGCGCATCCACCGGATCGCGCGAGGCGCTCGAGCTGCGCGACAAGGAAGAGCGTTACGGCGGCAAAGGCGTGCTCCAGGCCGTGGAGAACGTGCGCGGCGAGATAGCCGGCGCGGTCATCGGCATGGACGCCGTGCGCCAGCTGACCCTGGACAACGCGCTCATCGACCTCGACGGCACCGAAAACAAGGACCGCCTGGGCGCCAACGCCATCCTCGGCGTGTCCATGGCCGCGGCCCGCGCCGCCGCCAGCTTCATGGGCATGCCCCTGTACCAGTACCTGGGCGGCACCAACGCAAAGCTGTTGCCCGTGCCGCTGATGAACATCATCAACGGCGGCGAGCACGCGCCCAACAACCTGGACATCCAGGAATTCATGATCATGCCCGTGGGCGCGGAGACCTTTGCCGAGGCCCTGCGCATGGGTGCCGAGATCTTCCACAACCTGAAGTCCATCCTAGCCAAGGACAAACACGTCACCTCCGTGGGCGACGAGGGCGGCTTCGCCCCGAACCTGGCCTCCCACGCCGAGGCGTTCGAGTACATCATCCGCGCCTGCGAGGCCGCCGGCTACGAGCCCGGCCGCGACGTGGGTCTGGCCATCGACGCGGCAGCCAGCGAGTTCTACAAGGACGGCAAGTACGTCCTGGCGGGCGAGGACAAGATCCTGACCGCCGCGGAACTGATCGACTTCTACGACGATCTGGTCTCCCGCTTCCCGCTGATCTCCATCGAGGACGGTCTGGCCGAAGGCGACTGGGACGGCTTCTCCATGTTGACCGACAAGCTGGGCGACCGCATCCAGCTGGTGGGTGACGACATCTTCGTCACCAACCCGGACATCCTGGCCGAAGGCATCGACCGGGGCATCTGCAACTCCATCCTGATCAAGCTCAACCAGATCGGCACGGTCACCGAGACCCTGGACACCATCGAGCTGGCCAAGACCGCCGGGTACACCAACGTGGTTTCCCACCGCTCCGGCGAGACCGGCGACACCTTCATCGCGGACCTGGCCGTGGCCGTGAACGCGGGCCAGATCAAGACCGGCTCCCTGTGCCGCTCGGATCGGCTCGAAAAGTACAACCAGCTCCTGCGCATCGAGGAGGAACTCGACGAGGACGGCGTCTACTACGGCCCGATCCTGGCGGGCAGCTTCTTCGACGAATAG
- a CDS encoding type III pantothenate kinase has protein sequence MGKTLLFDAGNTNTKLCLADDQGLNESYTLPTRPANTDDDWGIKIESILLREGVEPTEIEACVISSVVPPLDPLIKSMAARFLECDCLFAGRDLPLDIDNEYAHPEQVGADVLVGCYSARMTYDDKNLIVVDFGTATTCACIQGNAFKGGLICPGLLSSASALASGTAKLPKVDLTVTSPTLHWGTSTAECLNQGFVFGFASMIDGLIEKLSVQLKDPFVVATGGLAPTIAQLSESINELRPDLVMEGLWMAYYNR, from the coding sequence ATGGGCAAGACGCTGCTGTTCGACGCAGGCAACACCAACACCAAGCTCTGCCTGGCCGACGACCAGGGACTGAACGAGAGCTACACCCTCCCCACCCGACCGGCCAACACCGACGACGACTGGGGCATCAAGATCGAATCCATCCTCCTGCGCGAGGGCGTGGAGCCGACCGAGATCGAGGCGTGCGTCATCTCCTCGGTGGTCCCGCCCCTGGACCCGCTCATCAAGAGCATGGCCGCCCGTTTCCTGGAGTGCGACTGCCTGTTCGCGGGCCGCGACCTTCCGCTCGACATCGACAACGAGTACGCCCACCCCGAGCAGGTGGGCGCGGACGTGCTGGTGGGCTGCTATTCGGCGCGCATGACCTACGACGACAAGAATCTCATCGTGGTGGACTTCGGCACGGCCACCACCTGCGCCTGCATCCAGGGCAACGCCTTCAAGGGCGGCCTGATCTGCCCCGGCCTGCTCTCCTCGGCCTCGGCCCTGGCCTCGGGTACGGCCAAGCTGCCCAAGGTGGACCTCACGGTCACCAGCCCGACCCTGCACTGGGGCACCAGCACGGCCGAATGTCTCAACCAGGGCTTCGTCTTCGGGTTCGCCTCCATGATCGACGGCCTCATCGAGAAACTCTCCGTCCAGCTCAAGGACCCCTTCGTGGTGGCTACCGGCGGTCTGGCCCCGACCATCGCCCAACTCTCCGAGTCCATCAACGAACTGCGCCCCGACCTGGTCATGGAAGGGCTGTGGATGGCCTACTACAACAGGTAG